Proteins encoded by one window of Bactrocera oleae isolate idBacOlea1 chromosome 4, idBacOlea1, whole genome shotgun sequence:
- the CNBP gene encoding CCHC-type zinc finger nucleic acid binding protein: MSAPTCYKCNRPGHFARDCNAGGGMVGGGGGGGRDMRRGGAREKCYKCNQLGHFARTCPEEAERCYRCNGIGHISKECSQADNPTCYKCNKLGHWARNCPEALNDRNVSNISCYKCNRTGHISKHCPDTAKTCYGCGKSGHLRRECDEKGSRN, encoded by the coding sequence ATGTCAGCTCCCACGTGTTATAAGTGCAACCGTCCAGGCCACTTTGCCCGCGACTGCAACGCCGGTGGTGGTATGGTAGGAGGAGGAGGAGGAGGAGGCCGTGATATGAGACGCGGAGGTGCTCGCGAAAAGTGCTACAAGTGCAATCAACTTGGTCACTTTGCGCGTACATGCCCCGAGGAAGCAGAACGCTGTTATCGTTGCAATGGAATTGGGCACATCTCGAAGGAGTGTTCACAGGCTGACAATCCCACTTGCTATAAGTGCAACAAGCTTGGTCACTGGGCGCGTAATTGCCCAGAAGCTCTTAACGATCGAAATGTTAGCAACATTTCATGCTATAAGTGCAACCGCACAGGCCACATTTCCAAGCACTGTCCGGATACAGCGAAGACATGCTACGGCTGCGGCAAGAGCGGCCATCTGAGACGCGAATGTGACGAGAAAGGGAGCCGCAATTAA